In a single window of the Acidimicrobiales bacterium genome:
- a CDS encoding 5'-3' exonuclease: protein MGSELTLLVDASSLLYRAFFSTPDSVRAPDGKPINAAHGFLGMLARLVADHDPSRLACCVDDDWRPAWRVALVPEYKAARVAGVATAEQSAADDEVGRQAVYVFKLLEGLGVPVVGLEACEAEDVIGTLAEREAARPGTRVAVVSGDRDLYQLVRDPDIYVLYPIKGVSELLRVDEAEITRRYGIPGRTYADYAVLRGDPSDGLPGVKGVGEKTAASLVRSYGGLDEIVAAARSAPGAGGLARVAAHLDYVERARQVVAIPRNLPIPEVDLSRPRRPPIPEVLALAEALALDGAVGRLAAALEGGGPAAR, encoded by the coding sequence ATGGGATCCGAGCTCACGCTGCTGGTCGACGCCTCCAGCCTGCTGTACCGGGCGTTCTTCTCCACTCCCGACTCGGTGCGGGCGCCGGACGGGAAGCCGATCAACGCCGCCCACGGCTTCTTGGGCATGCTGGCCCGGCTGGTGGCCGACCACGACCCCTCCCGGCTGGCCTGCTGCGTCGACGACGACTGGCGGCCGGCCTGGCGGGTGGCGCTGGTCCCCGAGTACAAGGCGGCCCGGGTGGCCGGGGTGGCCACCGCCGAGCAGTCGGCGGCCGACGACGAGGTCGGGCGCCAGGCGGTCTACGTCTTCAAGCTCCTCGAGGGCCTCGGCGTGCCGGTGGTCGGCCTCGAGGCCTGCGAGGCGGAGGACGTCATCGGCACGCTGGCCGAACGGGAGGCGGCCCGCCCCGGCACGCGGGTGGCGGTCGTCTCGGGTGACCGGGACCTCTACCAGCTGGTCCGGGACCCCGACATCTACGTGCTCTATCCGATCAAGGGCGTGAGCGAGCTGCTCCGGGTCGACGAGGCCGAGATCACCCGGCGCTACGGCATCCCCGGCCGGACCTACGCCGACTATGCCGTCCTGCGGGGCGACCCCTCGGACGGGCTGCCCGGCGTGAAGGGCGTCGGCGAGAAGACCGCGGCGTCGCTCGTGCGGTCCTACGGCGGTCTCGACGAGATCGTGGCCGCCGCCCGGTCGGCGCCGGGGGCCGGCGGCCTGGCCCGGGTGGCCGCCCATCTCGACTACGTGGAACGGGCCCGCCAGGTGGTGGCCATCCCCCGAAACCTGCCGATCCCCGAGGTGGACTTGAGCCGGCCCCGCCGGCCGCCCATCCCCGAGGTCCTGGCGCTGGCCGAGGCGCTGGCCCTCGATGGCGCCGTGGGCCGGCTGGCCGCCGCGCTCGAAGG
- a CDS encoding acyl-CoA thioesterase II, translating into MNALDELIALLDLAPLEVNLFRGVSWKDDRPRVFGGQVAGQALVAAGRTVDPEQKCHSLHAYFLRPGDPTIPIIYEVDRIRDGRSFTTRRVVAIQRGEAIFNLQASFHRAEEGFDHQVEMPEVPDPETLPRADEIEPPRPGRLWDRQPGDMRYVTGPPWDREVSPEARQLVWIRADGTLPDDPLLHTCVVAYASDYTLLGSSLVPHGVTYFGDDVMMASLDHAMWFHRPFRADEWLLYSQMSPSASGARGLAYGGIFRRDGTLVVSVVQEGLIRPIRDPSRLTHFYRS; encoded by the coding sequence GTGAACGCGCTCGACGAGCTCATCGCCCTGCTCGACCTCGCACCGCTCGAGGTCAACCTCTTCCGGGGGGTGAGCTGGAAGGACGACCGGCCCCGGGTCTTCGGCGGCCAGGTCGCCGGCCAGGCGCTGGTGGCCGCCGGCCGCACCGTGGACCCGGAGCAGAAGTGCCACTCGCTGCACGCCTACTTCCTGCGGCCCGGGGACCCGACGATCCCCATCATCTACGAGGTCGACCGCATCCGGGACGGGCGGTCGTTCACCACCCGGCGGGTGGTCGCCATCCAGCGGGGCGAGGCGATCTTCAACCTCCAGGCGTCGTTCCACCGGGCCGAGGAGGGTTTCGACCACCAGGTGGAGATGCCCGAGGTGCCCGATCCCGAGACCCTGCCCCGGGCCGACGAGATCGAGCCGCCCCGGCCCGGCCGGCTGTGGGACCGCCAGCCCGGCGACATGCGCTACGTCACCGGTCCGCCGTGGGACCGGGAGGTGTCCCCGGAGGCCCGCCAGCTGGTGTGGATCCGGGCCGACGGGACCTTGCCCGACGACCCGCTGCTCCACACCTGCGTCGTGGCCTACGCCTCGGACTACACGCTGCTCGGATCGTCGCTCGTCCCCCACGGCGTGACCTACTTCGGCGACGACGTGATGATGGCCAGCCTCGACCACGCCATGTGGTTCCACCGCCCGTTCCGGGCCGACGAGTGGCTCCTCTACAGCCAGATGAGCCCCTCGGCCTCCGGCGCCCGGGGCCTGGCCTACGGTGGGATCTTCCGCCGGGACGGCACGCTGGTGGTGTCGGTGGTCCAGGAGGGGCTGATCCGGCCGATCCGTGATCCCTCCCGGCTGACGCACTTCTACCGGTCCTGA
- a CDS encoding GntG family PLP-dependent aldolase has protein sequence MPSSDGRVDLRSDTVTTPTAAMRQAMADAEVGDDVYGEDPTVNRLEELAASMVGKEAALYVASGTMGNQVALRTLTRPGTEVVCGARAHIRQYEAAAAARNAGVQIRPLPDDGGFFGPEAVDAAAQGPAHHLPPLSLVAVENTHMPAGGVPWPPEAVAALAGAARRHGLAVHCDGARIFNAAVALGVGAPRLAAPVDTVMFCLSKGLSAPVGSMLAGPADVIAAAREERARLGGGMRQAGVIAAAGIVALTEMVDRLADDHARARRLAEALAERFPGSVDPGGVLTNIVCCDGAALPASFIDDLAAHGIRVGTIDQATVRLVTHKDVDDADLERALSAIAKL, from the coding sequence ATGCCCTCCTCCGACGGACGGGTCGATCTCCGCTCCGACACCGTCACCACCCCCACCGCGGCCATGCGCCAGGCGATGGCCGACGCCGAGGTCGGCGACGACGTCTACGGCGAGGACCCCACGGTCAACCGCCTCGAGGAGCTGGCGGCCTCGATGGTGGGCAAGGAGGCGGCGCTGTACGTCGCCTCCGGGACGATGGGCAACCAGGTGGCGCTGCGGACCCTCACCCGGCCGGGGACCGAGGTGGTCTGCGGGGCCCGGGCCCACATCCGCCAGTACGAGGCGGCCGCCGCAGCCCGCAACGCCGGCGTCCAGATCCGGCCGCTGCCCGACGACGGGGGCTTCTTCGGCCCCGAGGCCGTCGACGCCGCCGCCCAGGGCCCGGCCCATCACCTGCCGCCGCTGTCGCTGGTGGCGGTGGAGAACACCCACATGCCGGCCGGGGGCGTTCCCTGGCCGCCCGAGGCGGTGGCGGCGCTGGCCGGGGCCGCCCGCCGCCACGGGTTGGCGGTGCACTGCGACGGCGCCCGGATCTTCAACGCCGCGGTGGCCCTCGGCGTCGGCGCTCCCCGCCTCGCCGCTCCGGTCGACACCGTGATGTTCTGCCTCTCCAAGGGCCTCTCGGCGCCGGTCGGGTCGATGCTGGCCGGCCCGGCCGACGTCATCGCCGCCGCCCGGGAGGAGCGGGCCCGCCTCGGCGGCGGGATGCGCCAGGCCGGCGTCATCGCCGCCGCCGGGATCGTGGCCCTGACCGAGATGGTCGACCGCCTCGCCGACGACCACGCCCGGGCGAGGCGCCTGGCCGAGGCGCTGGCCGAGCGGTTCCCCGGCTCGGTCGACCCCGGCGGGGTGCTGACCAACATCGTCTGCTGCGACGGTGCGGCGCTGCCGGCGTCGTTCATCGACGATCTCGCCGCCCACGGCATCCGGGTCGGCACGATCGATCAGGCCACCGTCCGGCTGGTGACCCACAAGGACGTGGACGACGCGGACCTGGAACGGGCGCTGTCGGCCATCGCCAAGCTCTGA